Sequence from the Suncus etruscus isolate mSunEtr1 chromosome 1, mSunEtr1.pri.cur, whole genome shotgun sequence genome:
cagaaagatagcatggaggtagggcatttgccttgcatgcagaaggatggtgatttgaatcctagcatcccagatgttcccctgtgcccatcaggagcaatttctgagcgtagagccaggagcaacccgagcatcacggtgtgacccaaaaacaacaacaaaaatttacatTTGTAAGTGCTCCACTTTTTACTAGAAACTTGCAAATAATCACAATTAATGCTATCATATTAGATTTATTCATTCTTATGTAAAAGAATAACAGATTGTATCCTAGCTATATTTAACTCCAAAAAACataccccaaatcaaaaaaaaaaagaaacaaactgcaAAATCAAGTCTTCATGTTTTAGGTACGAAGCTAATCAAATCCCTGTATTCAAACTCTTTTATCTTTTCAAACAACctaaatacatatataactaAAGAATCTCctctttttaagtaaaaattcttaaattttcttttggaggggagggtgcctcccaagcagtgctcagcaggCCCTGAGCTAGGCTGCAGTGCTACTCAGCCCTACTGGGCCAGGGATTAACAAAAAGACTATATATATGGTTTGGGTGCTTCCAGATCCACACAAGTAGTGCCCAATGATGCTATGTATGTAGAGTCAGGGACTGAACTCATATCTGCCACagataaggcatgtgccttaccaaCTGAACTATTTCTCAGGCTCCTTGACTTCACTTTTTCAAGAAAATTTCTAGAGAGGGGTGAGAGTTTCAAGAGCTTAAGTGTTGTATGCTGAAGCCCTGGTTTGAGCCCCTGTACACATGGTCGGTCCCGTGAACACTGCTGAGTGAAgccagccaaaaaaaaacaaattctgtccagacactttgacaaagaagaaatacatatggccaaaagacacatgaaaaaatgctccacatcaccaatcatcagggagatgcaaatcaaaacaacgatgaggtactacctcacaccacagagattggcacacatcacaaagaatgagaacaagcagtgttggtggggatgtggagagaaaggaactcttatccactgctggtgggaatgctgtctagttcaacctttatggaaagcaatatggagattcctccaaaaactggaaatagagctcccatacgacccagctataccactcctaggaatataccctaggaacacaaaaatacaatacaaaaatcccttccttacacctatattcattgcagcactatttaccatagcaagactctggaaacaaccaagatacccttcaacagatgaatggctaaagaaactgtggtacatatatacaatggaatattatgcagctgtcaggagagatgaagtcatgaaattttcctatacatggatgtacatggaatctattatgctgagtgaaataaatcagagagagagaaagacgcagaatggtctcactcatttatgggtcttaagaaaaatgaaagacattcttgcaataataattttcagacacaaaagagaggagggctggaagttacagcccaactcatgaagctcaccacaaacagggatgagtttagttagagaaatacatTGTGaactaacaatgagaatgtatgaggaaaatagaaagcctgtctagagtacaggtgggtgtagggtggggaggagggagatttgggacattggagatgggaatgttgcactggtgatgggtagtgttctttacattgctgaaacctaaacacaatcatgtatgtaatcaagttgtttaaataaaatatatatttaaaaaaatttctagttGTCAAGTTTATCTTTAAAGATGTTTGCAGGGGGAAAGAGCAATgacagagataacacagagggtagagcacttTACTCTGCATGTGACCAGGGACCCAGGTCTGATCTCGGGCATCAGCATCagctccccaagcactgccagaagtgatatgattcctgagtgcagagacagtacTAAGCCCTGAGcttcgctaggtgtggcccccaaaccaacaaaggttaacaacaaacttaaaatgacctcacatatatataaaagtccatgtatattgaattttataaacaaagaaaTCTATGTAAAGCATGAAAGTAGTATTCTCATTGTTCtaaaaatattctctctctctctctctctcatttttggggtACACCCAGTCATActcagggctatgcactcagaaatcgctcctgattagggacgccaggggactgaccgactgcggttcatcctaggttagtgtgtgcaaggcaaacaccctaccacttgtgccacaccactccggccctaaaaatattcttttataaaataactgaacctaaattttcaaaataaattgttATCCCTACATATtactgtaaattttaaaaaatataaaaggaatcaCAGGTTATacattaaaaaagcaaacatttgTTGGATTCAAATATGTGACATCTATTTGTGGGACAGAATGCTTTGCTTACTTTAGAATCTTACAATCCTTACTTCACCTATAAGATCAagttataaaaagtaaatattggcTATCCTGAAGGCCTCTGGAAAGGCATTCTTGGAAAAGCACAAAAAGTTCTCATCTTTTGGCTTTGGGGCATTTTATGCCTTTCTGTGTCTTTAGTGCTTAAATTTAACTTGATTCCTCTTTCATGTTACTTTTACTAATAATAAAGTAGTAGCAAATAATCCCAAAATTAAAGGCTTTCATCAACAAAGGATTATCCTAAAATGATTGTTCCATGTCTTTTGTATTCCAATTCTAGGCTGCATATGTAGAACTTAGCATTTTGGTTTCATAATAGGTTCTGAAGTGATAAATATTCCCTCACTTACGTTTTCTTAAAGAGAATCAAATTAAAGTGCCAGAAAACTATTTTACATGAGACACAGTAAAAGATAGAGCAATCTAGCCtcctttgttgttttgggtttagaTGCAATGATAGGCTTCATAGTCTATGATTCCAAGTTTCTGGGCTTGATCTTCACTTATTTCTATTAGCAAATCATGTAGTATTTTACAAAAATAGTACACTACTatcttattttccaaaatattttctaaaacaagTTGTTCTGTCATAAGTCTTTCTTCTACATTAAAGGACATATACTTTTTGCACACAAAATTTTACACTCTCCCTTCAGACTCCCAGTCACCAtatttttcctctcaattttATTGGTTGTAAAATCAATCGTCTCCAGAATAAACTTAATGACATTAAGCAAATTTGTGAGAAAACAAGTCAGGATACCTTATTCACcaatttttatacaaaataatagATTAGAAAGCTCATTTAATCTTcaccaattaatttttattcctatCCTAAAAGTTGCTGACATAAGTAATAATAACATTCATCTCCATCCTTGAGTTAATTCTGCTAGTGTTTCAGACACTCACTGACAAGTACGCATATTAAAGAGCGTACGCAAAATGCTACtcttcttttgaaaaaatattcaagtGTGACAGAAAATATACACAGGTGATTTATACATGTTAAATAAGTAAATTGTATGGTATGTGAATTCTAATCTAAAGCTCCCCCTGCCTTGCATTGAGagggtttgtttttatatttaaaaaaatttgatacACAAAAGTTATGGTCTCAAATTTGCAACATGACTTTGAGGGCAAATCAAATGGAGAAAGGTTAAAACAATATAGTATTCCTTGTGAAATTTAATGAGTCATCAGATTTACAAAGAATAAATAGTGATTAGGAATTGGAAATCAAGAAAATTGGAAAAACATTTAAGGGTATAAAGTTACAACTAGCAGATAAGTTTTGAAATATAACACACAGCATAGGGAATATCATTAACTATATTATAAACTCAAAGCTGCTATAAAACAGAACCAATTGTTCTcaatacaaaactaaaaaataattatatgacaAAACAAGTATGCTTCTATAGTAATCACTGGAAAACTATTATCAAACTGGTGTGTCAACCATACTCCAATAaagcagataaaaaataaattattttagtccATAAAACCTTTCCTTGGAAGAATAGttccaagaaccaaaaaataatattacctaattaaaaaaaaacaacttattcCAAGATAAGCTTATTAAAATGATTTCCCAGTGATTctggaataattttgtaacttacCTTGTATTGATCATTTGGACCCAGTTTGTTCCAGGGTTCTGGGTTATTCTTCCTATCCCAACTAAAAAGAATAACATATTAGTAATAATACATTAATACATTATttaagacagtttttttttacttttttaaaaggtATTCTGAATAGACCTAACTTTCTATAAAATGAAATTGgttgttattttctttatggaactgaaacaaaaacaatctgTAGTAAATAATCCCATGTACTTAGAAAAAGGTAGAAAATAAGGCCTCCTGGACCAACTCTCCTTGTCCCTAtccctgtcacaagaaacttaaTACCTGAGTttagttacataagttttatatctcatgaatgaataaacaaaaaagtgagtAATAATGAATAAATCTTTCCTATGTAGTTCTGTTCTGATAGTGTAAACTGACTCAGAAATTTAAGTAATTTTGAACTCCAGGAAaagtccctgagaacagaactgaGATTTGAGTTAATGCATGAGTACAAAGCTCAAGTTTTTTTCTAGGAACCAAAGTTTTCTTTCTAGAAAGACTATGGCTCCTAAAACTAGCTTGATAAACCCTCAAAGTCCTCAACATTTATAAGTACTTACCAGACATCAGGATTGAACAATGCCAGGCGAGTGACATACAGGGCTGCGCCAGTACCTCCAGCTCCAATGAAGACGAAGAGTGGGATCAACTAGAAGTAAATACACAGACAAGAAATAGGAATGGCATCACTGGTCCAGCCCAGGgttgaaagcttgccacaaagagtggtgagtatagttaagtaagagtagagaagggtccactaggACAACGATAGTTGGAACTCATTgctttggacaagaacttggtgctgaaagtggAAAAACTAACAGGCATGGGATCCCTCCATTAACAAAAGTGC
This genomic interval carries:
- the NDUFA4 gene encoding cytochrome c oxidase subunit NDUFA4; protein product: MLRQIFSQAKKHPSLIPLFVFIGAGGTGAALYVTRLALFNPDVCWDRKNNPEPWNKLGPNDQYKFVAVNVDYSKLKKEGPDF